A window of the Cystobacter fuscus genome harbors these coding sequences:
- a CDS encoding phosphomannomutase/phosphoglucomutase: MNAHIFREYDIRGLVDKDLTPEVVELLGQGLGTVVRRKGGRSVVVGRDCRESSTTFRDALCRGLTSTGLNVFDVGVVPTPLTYFAANTLPVDGLAMITGSHNPPEYNGFKIGAGKTTFHGPEIQALRKLIEERDFECAELPGTVSPYDIVTPYNHFIRQTVKVGRKGMKIVIDAGNGTGGAVAVPLFESMGFDVVPLFCDMDARFPNHHPDPTVVENMQDLIAAVKRERAEVGIAYDGDSDRIGVVDDQGNILWGDQLMILFSRYVLKASPGAAIVGEVKCSYTLYDDIAKNGGKAVMWKAGHSLIKAKMKEEHAELAGEMSGHIFFKNRYFGFDDAVYSSARLLEILTHEKQKLSELLSDVPRTYATPELRVDTREEQKFEIVRRATEWLRKAGHALVDVDGVRVTFSDGWGLIRASNTQPILVLRFEARTPERLEEIRQLIEGTVEKMQREVGA, encoded by the coding sequence ATGAACGCGCACATCTTTCGCGAGTACGACATCCGTGGACTGGTCGATAAGGATCTCACGCCCGAAGTGGTGGAATTGCTTGGCCAGGGATTGGGCACGGTGGTGCGGCGCAAGGGTGGGCGCAGCGTGGTGGTGGGCCGGGACTGCCGCGAGTCCTCGACGACCTTCCGCGATGCGCTGTGCCGGGGCCTGACGTCCACGGGGCTCAACGTGTTCGACGTGGGGGTGGTGCCCACGCCGCTGACGTACTTCGCCGCCAACACCCTGCCGGTGGACGGCCTGGCGATGATCACCGGCAGCCACAACCCGCCCGAGTACAACGGCTTCAAGATTGGCGCGGGCAAGACGACCTTCCACGGCCCGGAGATCCAGGCGCTGCGCAAGCTCATCGAGGAGCGCGACTTCGAGTGCGCCGAGCTGCCGGGCACGGTGAGCCCCTATGACATCGTCACCCCGTACAACCACTTCATCCGCCAGACGGTGAAGGTGGGCCGCAAGGGGATGAAGATCGTCATCGACGCGGGCAACGGCACGGGCGGCGCGGTGGCGGTGCCGCTCTTCGAGAGCATGGGCTTCGACGTGGTGCCGCTGTTCTGCGACATGGACGCGCGCTTCCCCAACCACCACCCGGACCCCACGGTGGTGGAGAACATGCAGGATCTCATCGCCGCGGTGAAGCGCGAGAGGGCCGAGGTGGGCATCGCCTACGACGGCGACAGCGATCGCATCGGCGTGGTGGACGACCAGGGCAACATCCTCTGGGGCGACCAGTTGATGATCCTCTTCAGCCGCTACGTGCTCAAGGCGAGCCCCGGCGCGGCCATCGTGGGCGAGGTGAAGTGCTCCTACACGCTCTACGACGACATCGCGAAGAACGGCGGCAAGGCCGTCATGTGGAAGGCGGGCCACTCGCTCATCAAGGCGAAGATGAAGGAGGAGCACGCGGAGCTGGCCGGGGAGATGAGCGGCCACATCTTCTTCAAGAACCGCTACTTCGGCTTCGATGACGCCGTGTACTCCTCGGCGCGCCTGTTGGAGATCCTCACCCACGAGAAGCAGAAGCTGTCGGAGCTGCTCTCGGACGTGCCCCGGACGTACGCCACGCCCGAGCTGCGCGTGGACACGCGCGAGGAGCAGAAGTTCGAGATCGTCCGCCGGGCCACCGAGTGGCTGCGCAAGGCGGGCCATGCCCTGGTGGACGTGGATGGGGTGCGGGTGACGTTCTCGGATGGATGGGGGCTCATCCGGGCCTCCAACACCCAGCCCATCCTGGTGCTGCGCTTCGAGGCGCGCACCCCCGAGCGGCTGGAGGAGATCCGCCAGCTCATCGAGGGCACGGTGGAGAAGATGCAGCGCGAGGTTGGCGCCTGA
- a CDS encoding hybrid sensor histidine kinase/response regulator, with the protein MATPLKLLLVEDLEDDALLVLRELRRGGYDITHTRVETAESFTQALDQGRWDAIIADYALPRFDALAAFRLVKQRGLDVPFLIVSGQMGEDTAVAAMKAGVHDFLLKDRLGRLGPAMARELREAGVRAERRGMQEQLLLSDRLASLGLLSASVAHEINNPLASLMANLDFLLEERGERESGPAEGPDSEQEQALIDSRMCADRIREIVRDIKVFSRPEDKQRGPLDVHRVLDSSLRMAWNHVSHRARVIKEYKATSQVIGGEGPLGQIFLNLLINAADAIADGPGTAREIRLVTREEEGTGQVRVEVHDTGRGIPPELRERIFEPFFTTKPVGVGTGLGLSICRRLALELGAHFGVESEMGHGSVFHLLLPRADALEPQPSRELIAPAQPRCVLVLDDDAMVGRALQRLLGTPCDVHVLVQGTTALARVAAGQRFDVILCDLLMPEMDGPQFYEMLLQLAPEQAQRVIFMTGGAITESTRAFLDSTGRPCLDKPIELQKLRARMAALPPLETRVRA; encoded by the coding sequence ATGGCCACCCCCCTGAAACTGCTGCTCGTCGAGGATCTCGAGGACGATGCCCTGCTGGTGCTGCGCGAGCTGCGGCGCGGCGGCTATGACATCACCCACACCCGCGTCGAGACGGCCGAGTCCTTCACCCAGGCGCTCGACCAGGGGCGCTGGGACGCCATCATCGCGGACTACGCCCTGCCGCGCTTCGACGCGCTGGCCGCCTTCCGGCTGGTGAAGCAGCGGGGCCTGGACGTGCCCTTCCTCATCGTCTCCGGACAGATGGGCGAGGACACCGCCGTGGCGGCCATGAAGGCCGGCGTCCACGACTTCCTGCTCAAGGATCGGCTCGGGCGGCTGGGGCCCGCCATGGCGCGCGAGCTCCGGGAGGCCGGTGTGCGGGCCGAGCGCCGGGGCATGCAGGAGCAGTTGCTCCTGTCGGACCGGCTCGCCTCGCTGGGGCTGCTGTCGGCCAGCGTGGCGCATGAAATCAACAACCCGCTCGCCTCGCTCATGGCCAACCTGGACTTCCTGCTGGAGGAGCGCGGCGAGCGCGAGTCCGGGCCGGCCGAGGGCCCCGACTCCGAGCAGGAGCAGGCGTTGATCGACTCGCGCATGTGCGCCGACCGCATCCGGGAGATCGTGCGCGACATCAAGGTCTTCTCGCGGCCGGAGGACAAGCAGCGCGGGCCCCTGGACGTGCACCGCGTGCTCGACTCGTCGCTGCGCATGGCGTGGAACCACGTCTCCCACCGGGCGCGCGTCATCAAGGAATACAAGGCCACGTCCCAGGTGATTGGAGGCGAGGGCCCCCTCGGGCAGATCTTCCTCAACCTGCTCATCAACGCCGCGGACGCCATCGCCGACGGTCCCGGCACCGCGCGGGAGATCCGCCTGGTGACGCGCGAGGAGGAAGGCACCGGCCAGGTGCGCGTGGAGGTGCACGACACCGGCCGGGGCATCCCCCCGGAGCTGCGCGAGCGCATCTTCGAGCCCTTCTTCACCACCAAGCCGGTGGGCGTGGGCACGGGCCTGGGGTTGTCCATCTGCCGCCGCCTCGCGCTGGAGCTGGGCGCCCACTTCGGCGTGGAGAGCGAGATGGGACACGGCAGCGTGTTCCACCTGCTGCTGCCCCGCGCCGACGCCCTGGAGCCCCAGCCCTCGCGCGAGCTGATCGCCCCCGCGCAGCCCCGGTGCGTGCTCGTCCTGGATGACGACGCCATGGTGGGACGGGCGCTCCAGCGCCTGCTCGGAACACCCTGCGACGTCCACGTGCTCGTCCAGGGCACCACCGCCCTGGCCCGGGTGGCCGCGGGCCAGCGCTTCGACGTCATCCTCTGCGACCTGCTCATGCCGGAGATGGACGGCCCCCAGTTCTACGAGATGCTGCTCCAACTGGCCCCCGAGCAGGCCCAGCGCGTCATCTTCATGACGGGTGGTGCCATCACCGAGAGCACCCGCGCCTTCCTCGACAGCACGGGCCGACCCTGCCTCGACAAGCCCATCGAGCTCCAGAAGCTGCGCGCCCGGATGGCCGCCCTGCCCCCGCTGGAAACGCGCGTCCGCGCCTGA
- a CDS encoding sensor histidine kinase, protein MSASSSSTDLSDALAEGLFQHPALLRALVDTLSERVMVADATGRIIYFSPSALDFQGLGLKSMTQEEWYQHFRFSDPDTHVPIPPERLPVNRALRGEEAASLDIFVEGAHLPTGYYVRVSTRAVRDPQGRMLGVLLFVRDIAQERRIQAEQRRTEQRFHLIVEAAQEGIWMLDREGRTTYTNHYMARMLGYTVEEMLGQHVLAFIEEGSHHQVTLNLERRMQGHSSVHDMALRHKDGRSIWTMVSSNPLRDEEGRYIGALATVTDITQRRDAEQQVRRLNEELERRIVERTAQLEFSNRELEAFAYSVAHDLRAPLRAISTFSLALSEDCPGQLDATGEDYLQRIRGAAQRMSELIDGILTLSRVTSTGLQETDVCLSALARAAAEQLQRGQPERTVHLRIQEGLVDRGDARMLRSVLENLLGNAWKFTRERPVAEIEFGALPGEGGSGRVYFVRDNGAGFDMGYQSRLFGVFQRLHGPQEFEGNGVGLASVRRIIQRHGGRVWGEGRVGQGATFFFTLHEASSGGAPPSTDVRRDDGRRNS, encoded by the coding sequence ATGAGCGCCTCGTCCTCCTCGACCGACCTCTCCGACGCACTGGCCGAGGGCCTCTTCCAGCACCCCGCCCTCTTGCGAGCGCTCGTCGACACGCTCTCCGAGCGGGTCATGGTGGCCGACGCCACGGGGCGCATCATCTACTTCAGCCCCTCGGCCCTCGACTTCCAGGGGCTGGGGCTCAAGAGCATGACGCAGGAGGAGTGGTACCAGCACTTCCGCTTCTCCGACCCGGACACCCACGTGCCCATCCCGCCCGAGCGACTGCCAGTGAACCGCGCGCTGCGAGGCGAGGAGGCCGCCTCGCTCGACATCTTCGTCGAGGGGGCGCACCTGCCCACGGGGTACTACGTGCGCGTGAGCACCCGGGCCGTGCGCGACCCGCAGGGGCGCATGCTCGGCGTGCTGCTCTTCGTGCGCGACATCGCCCAGGAGCGGCGGATCCAGGCCGAGCAGCGCCGCACCGAGCAGCGCTTCCACCTCATCGTGGAGGCGGCCCAGGAAGGCATCTGGATGCTCGACAGGGAGGGCCGCACCACCTACACCAACCACTACATGGCACGGATGCTCGGCTACACGGTGGAGGAGATGTTGGGCCAGCACGTCCTCGCGTTCATCGAGGAGGGCAGCCACCACCAGGTCACGCTCAACCTCGAGCGGCGCATGCAGGGGCACAGCTCCGTGCACGACATGGCGCTGCGCCACAAGGATGGGCGCTCCATCTGGACGATGGTGTCCTCCAATCCCCTGCGCGACGAGGAGGGCCGCTACATCGGAGCGCTCGCCACCGTCACCGACATCACCCAGCGCCGCGACGCCGAGCAGCAGGTGCGCCGGCTCAACGAGGAGCTGGAGCGCCGCATCGTCGAGCGCACCGCCCAGCTCGAGTTCTCCAACCGGGAGCTGGAGGCCTTCGCCTACTCGGTGGCGCATGACCTGCGCGCCCCCCTGCGCGCCATCTCCACCTTCAGCCTCGCGCTGAGCGAGGACTGCCCGGGCCAGCTCGACGCCACGGGCGAGGACTACCTGCAGCGCATCCGCGGCGCGGCGCAGCGCATGTCCGAGCTCATCGACGGCATCCTCACGCTCTCACGAGTCACCAGCACGGGGCTGCAGGAGACGGACGTCTGCCTGTCCGCCCTGGCGCGCGCCGCCGCCGAGCAGCTCCAGCGCGGGCAGCCCGAGCGCACCGTGCACCTGCGCATCCAGGAGGGGCTGGTGGACCGGGGGGACGCGCGCATGCTGCGCTCGGTGCTGGAGAACCTGCTGGGCAACGCCTGGAAGTTCACCCGGGAGCGCCCCGTGGCGGAGATCGAGTTCGGCGCCCTGCCCGGGGAGGGCGGCTCCGGGCGCGTCTACTTCGTCCGGGACAATGGGGCGGGCTTCGACATGGGGTATCAGTCCCGGCTCTTCGGCGTCTTCCAGCGCCTGCACGGCCCCCAGGAATTCGAGGGCAATGGAGTGGGTCTGGCCTCGGTGCGGCGTATCATCCAACGCCATGGAGGCCGCGTCTGGGGCGAGGGGCGGGTGGGCCAGGGCGCCACCTTCTTCTTCACCCTGCACGAAGCCTCGAGTGGAGGTGCCCCCCCCTCCACGGACGTACGAAGGGACGATGGACGAAGGAACAGCTGA
- a CDS encoding pentapeptide repeat-containing protein, producing MEWLENVLLENKEIENERLELTNKNSLYFLGPNLSLRNCTVILKVSARSLIIIGARFIDCTFEVKQELKNHQQWVKASLKRCRFKGRFSGCDFGHWPDYGTGWEYGAIEDCDFTEARLDGCRIMGSDPATLRFPKWPCFTILDPIGRARELNSVQWPGRFGSVVIEDLYDQPPSTKALTLFAPSEAQRYDANPEELRAVIEKFDCIVS from the coding sequence ATGGAGTGGTTGGAGAACGTCCTCCTTGAGAACAAGGAGATTGAAAACGAGCGGCTGGAGCTGACGAACAAGAACTCGCTCTATTTTCTTGGCCCCAACCTGTCGCTCAGGAACTGCACCGTCATCCTGAAGGTCTCCGCCAGGAGTTTGATCATCATTGGAGCACGGTTCATCGACTGCACTTTCGAGGTGAAGCAGGAGTTGAAGAACCACCAGCAATGGGTGAAGGCCTCCCTCAAGAGGTGTCGCTTCAAGGGCCGCTTCTCGGGGTGCGACTTCGGGCACTGGCCCGACTACGGTACAGGTTGGGAGTATGGGGCCATTGAGGACTGCGACTTCACCGAGGCTCGTCTGGATGGCTGCCGCATCATGGGCTCGGACCCCGCCACCCTCCGCTTTCCCAAGTGGCCCTGCTTCACCATCCTGGACCCCATTGGGCGAGCCCGGGAGCTCAATAGCGTCCAGTGGCCGGGACGCTTTGGTTCTGTTGTCATCGAGGACCTGTACGACCAACCGCCTTCTACCAAGGCCCTGACACTCTTTGCCCCATCCGAGGCGCAGCGATACGACGCCAACCCTGAAGAACTCCGGGCCGTCATCGAGAAATTCGACTGCATCGTCTCCTGA
- a CDS encoding Na+/H+ antiporter yields the protein MNFELGFVLLFSIATAVAIVARYFKFPYTVALVVAGLTLGVVHAFEPPHLTKGLLFAIILPGLIFEAAFHVEFRKFWKNKLAIHALAIPGVVASVAITALLLSPVVGGMNLVPGFGFLSALVFAAVIVSTDPIAVVGLFKVLGAPKRLAVLVEGESLLNDGTAVVLFTLIVAVASGGQFTVGGATLDFIRVAGMGGLIGGAVGFGVSQVIQRVDDAMVEITLTVIAAYGSFVVAEHFHYSGVIATVTAGMLCGNWTAHLSMSPTTRVAVASFWEYLAFALNSVVFLLIGLEVQLASLLASWKPILLAYGAVLAGRAAVVFLVSALLRFTSERMPWSWSAVLTWSGLRGAISMVLVLGLPDDFAHRELLVNMTFGVVVLSIIFQGLTMAPLLKRLGITGVKDVYQEKYERARGRMSAIHAALTALESMRRTRDIPADVLEQLERDYQLKATEAERELTALKQQTTRFHEEEHEEAVRRMLIVEKDALLKSYQKGAIGRDVFEHLSAELDQRLAGVKDAEGHVPLEQSSSPVAEPVGG from the coding sequence ATGAATTTCGAGCTGGGCTTCGTGCTGCTCTTCTCCATCGCGACGGCGGTGGCGATCGTGGCGCGCTACTTCAAGTTTCCCTACACGGTGGCGCTGGTGGTGGCGGGGCTGACGCTGGGGGTGGTGCACGCCTTCGAGCCGCCGCATCTGACGAAGGGGCTGCTCTTCGCCATCATCCTGCCGGGGCTCATCTTCGAGGCGGCCTTCCACGTGGAGTTCCGCAAGTTCTGGAAGAACAAGCTGGCCATCCACGCGCTGGCCATTCCCGGGGTGGTGGCGTCGGTGGCGATCACCGCGCTGCTCCTGTCGCCGGTGGTGGGGGGAATGAATCTGGTGCCCGGCTTCGGCTTCCTGTCCGCGCTGGTGTTCGCCGCGGTCATCGTCTCCACGGATCCCATCGCGGTGGTGGGGCTGTTCAAGGTGCTGGGGGCGCCCAAGCGGCTCGCGGTGCTGGTGGAGGGCGAGAGCCTGCTCAACGACGGGACGGCCGTGGTGCTCTTCACGCTCATCGTGGCGGTGGCGTCCGGAGGGCAGTTCACCGTGGGCGGGGCGACGCTGGACTTCATCCGGGTGGCGGGCATGGGCGGGCTCATCGGGGGCGCGGTGGGCTTTGGCGTGTCCCAGGTCATCCAGCGCGTGGATGACGCCATGGTGGAGATCACCCTCACGGTGATTGCCGCCTACGGCTCGTTCGTGGTGGCCGAGCACTTCCACTACTCGGGTGTGATCGCCACGGTGACGGCCGGCATGTTGTGCGGCAACTGGACGGCGCACCTGAGCATGAGCCCCACCACGCGCGTGGCGGTGGCGAGCTTCTGGGAGTACCTGGCCTTCGCGCTCAACTCGGTGGTGTTCCTGCTCATCGGGCTGGAGGTGCAGCTCGCCTCGCTGCTGGCGTCGTGGAAGCCCATCCTCCTGGCGTACGGGGCGGTGCTCGCCGGGCGCGCGGCGGTGGTGTTCCTGGTGTCCGCGCTCCTGCGCTTCACCTCCGAGCGCATGCCGTGGAGCTGGAGCGCGGTGCTCACCTGGAGCGGCCTGCGCGGTGCCATCTCCATGGTGCTGGTGCTGGGCCTTCCCGACGACTTCGCCCACCGCGAGCTGCTGGTGAACATGACGTTCGGCGTGGTGGTGCTCTCCATCATCTTCCAGGGGCTCACCATGGCGCCGCTGCTCAAGCGGCTGGGCATCACGGGCGTCAAGGACGTCTACCAGGAGAAGTACGAGCGGGCGCGGGGGCGGATGAGCGCCATCCACGCGGCCCTCACGGCGCTGGAGTCCATGCGCCGCACGCGCGACATCCCCGCGGACGTGCTCGAGCAGCTCGAGCGCGACTACCAGCTCAAGGCCACCGAGGCCGAGCGGGAGCTGACCGCCCTCAAGCAGCAGACGACGCGCTTCCACGAGGAGGAGCACGAGGAGGCGGTGCGGCGCATGCTCATCGTGGAGAAGGACGCGCTGCTCAAGAGCTACCAGAAGGGAGCCATTGGCCGGGACGTCTTCGAGCACCTGAGCGCCGAGCTCGACCAGCGGCTCGCCGGGGTGAAGGACGCCGAGGGCCATGTGCCCCTGGAGCAGTCGTCCTCGCCCGTCGCCGAACCGGTGGGGGGCTGA
- a CDS encoding ABA4-like family protein: MSDDVLLRILNVPVLLGWAAMVFAPRTRVTKWYLESDVLPLVIGGVYLLKVAPHLPGLLSQFDTLPHIEAALRMPGMLFAGWIHYLAFDFLVGRVVLADARRRGIPHLLVVPCLLLTFMLGPSGYLAYAAVRLATRRFWPAVAPIPSAAQPAPAL, translated from the coding sequence ATGAGCGATGACGTGCTGTTGAGGATCCTGAATGTCCCGGTGCTGCTGGGATGGGCGGCGATGGTGTTCGCGCCCCGGACACGGGTCACGAAGTGGTACCTGGAGAGTGACGTGCTGCCGCTGGTGATTGGCGGGGTGTACCTGCTGAAGGTCGCGCCGCACCTGCCGGGGCTGCTGAGCCAGTTCGACACGCTGCCGCACATCGAGGCCGCGCTGCGGATGCCGGGCATGTTGTTCGCGGGGTGGATCCACTACCTCGCGTTCGACTTCCTGGTGGGCCGGGTGGTGCTCGCGGACGCGCGGCGCCGCGGCATCCCGCACCTGCTCGTGGTGCCGTGCCTGCTGCTGACCTTCATGCTCGGGCCGTCGGGCTACCTCGCCTACGCCGCGGTCCGGCTCGCCACCCGGCGCTTCTGGCCCGCCGTGGCGCCCATCCCCTCCGCCGCTCAACCCGCCCCCGCGCTGTAG
- a CDS encoding ROK family protein codes for MARLGIDLGGTFARAAVVDEQGKIIAANKVALEERTPPAVVEAIARAAQHALKDAGTGEVRTCGVGAAGQIQGDSGVMAVAPNLGWRNVPLGSLLAQRLGHSVRLVNDLRAAAWGEFRAGAGRGSQDMYTVFVGSGVGSAAISNGKLIQGGGGVAGELGHTKVVPDGRLCGCGEKGCLEAYAGGHNIIAQVRELLASGKAPVVRELTGGNPDMVTPVTLEQAAEKGDPAARELYERIGLFLALAVANQVTVLNPARLILGGGVLTHCPGLRRRVVEGVQQYSSRTSREGLLITEAELGDDSGIIGAALLG; via the coding sequence ATGGCCAGGCTTGGTATCGATCTCGGTGGCACGTTCGCGCGTGCCGCGGTGGTGGATGAACAGGGGAAGATCATCGCCGCGAACAAGGTGGCGCTCGAGGAGCGCACGCCTCCGGCGGTGGTGGAAGCCATCGCCCGGGCGGCCCAGCACGCGCTGAAGGACGCGGGCACCGGGGAGGTGCGCACGTGCGGCGTGGGTGCCGCCGGGCAGATCCAGGGGGACTCGGGGGTGATGGCGGTGGCGCCCAACCTGGGCTGGCGCAACGTGCCGCTGGGCTCGCTGCTGGCCCAGCGCCTGGGCCACTCCGTGCGGCTGGTGAACGACCTGCGCGCGGCGGCCTGGGGCGAGTTCCGCGCGGGCGCGGGGCGGGGCTCGCAGGACATGTACACGGTGTTCGTGGGCTCGGGCGTGGGTAGCGCCGCCATCTCCAATGGGAAGCTCATCCAGGGCGGCGGCGGGGTGGCCGGAGAGCTGGGCCACACCAAGGTGGTGCCGGACGGGCGGCTGTGCGGCTGCGGCGAGAAGGGCTGCCTGGAGGCCTACGCGGGCGGCCACAACATCATCGCGCAGGTGCGCGAGCTGCTGGCCTCGGGCAAGGCGCCCGTGGTGCGCGAGCTGACGGGGGGCAACCCCGACATGGTGACGCCGGTGACGCTGGAGCAGGCGGCGGAGAAGGGCGACCCCGCGGCGCGCGAGCTGTACGAGCGCATCGGCCTGTTCCTGGCGCTGGCCGTGGCCAACCAGGTGACGGTGCTCAACCCGGCGCGGCTCATCCTGGGCGGTGGCGTGCTGACGCACTGCCCCGGGCTGCGGCGCCGCGTGGTGGAGGGCGTGCAGCAGTACTCCTCGCGCACGTCGCGCGAGGGCCTGCTCATCACCGAGGCCGAGCTGGGCGATGACAGCGGCATCATCGGAGCGGCGCTCCTCGGTTGA
- a CDS encoding leucine-rich repeat domain-containing protein, which translates to MVAKKAVKKAARKSGNTSLAKEWTRLEKQFSKVLGKSSMGAYPAELEPRAMSFAHAFDPSPLLPPDYLQFVKELGHRWVNSGDTALGFLPPRWMLNLSQQMGEPDRKWQAVRAEREAGTHTYRFVMFASRDINDVNGYCFGRSEDGGELVVWNVEDSLPESELGPFSTWLEQEMQALGEALSELDGDDEDDEALGEPLGLEGESLDVVVKTPKKGSAEGVLAAFPRTEKELTLNGRKLGTLPASIGEFSELERLWLGSTGLKQLPGELGQLRKLKKLDLSFNRELRSLPPEVGQLQELESLNLKNTGLTSLPEELGRLERLTFLDLQATELKSLPACLFQMKSLKTLDLYWTPVPPEEIERLRRALPDCKVGTL; encoded by the coding sequence ATGGTGGCCAAGAAGGCGGTGAAGAAGGCGGCGAGGAAGTCGGGTAACACCTCGCTCGCGAAGGAGTGGACGCGCCTGGAGAAGCAGTTCTCCAAGGTGCTGGGCAAGAGTTCCATGGGTGCCTACCCGGCGGAGCTCGAGCCGCGCGCCATGTCCTTCGCGCACGCGTTCGATCCTTCTCCACTGCTGCCCCCGGACTATCTCCAGTTCGTGAAGGAGCTGGGCCACCGGTGGGTCAACTCCGGTGACACCGCGCTGGGCTTTCTTCCTCCCCGGTGGATGCTGAATCTCTCCCAGCAGATGGGGGAGCCAGACCGGAAGTGGCAAGCGGTTCGCGCGGAGCGGGAAGCCGGTACTCACACCTACCGCTTCGTCATGTTCGCCTCCCGCGACATCAACGACGTCAACGGGTACTGCTTCGGAAGGAGCGAGGACGGCGGCGAGCTGGTGGTCTGGAACGTGGAGGACAGCCTGCCCGAGAGCGAGCTGGGGCCGTTCTCCACCTGGCTCGAGCAGGAAATGCAAGCGCTGGGCGAGGCGCTCTCGGAGCTGGACGGGGACGACGAGGACGATGAGGCTCTGGGAGAGCCGCTGGGCCTCGAGGGTGAGTCCCTCGACGTGGTGGTGAAGACGCCCAAGAAGGGGAGCGCGGAGGGGGTGCTGGCCGCGTTTCCCAGGACGGAGAAGGAACTCACGCTCAACGGTCGGAAGCTGGGGACGCTGCCGGCGTCGATCGGGGAGTTCTCGGAACTGGAACGGCTGTGGCTGGGCTCGACGGGGCTCAAGCAACTGCCCGGGGAACTGGGCCAGCTCCGGAAGCTGAAGAAGCTCGATCTGTCCTTCAATCGTGAGCTGCGCTCCCTTCCTCCCGAGGTGGGGCAGCTCCAGGAACTCGAGTCGCTCAACCTGAAGAACACGGGGCTCACCTCGCTCCCCGAGGAACTGGGTCGGCTCGAGCGGCTGACGTTCCTCGACCTTCAGGCGACGGAGCTCAAATCCCTCCCGGCCTGTCTCTTCCAGATGAAGAGCCTCAAGACGCTGGACCTGTACTGGACGCCCGTTCCTCCCGAGGAGATCGAGCGGCTGAGACGGGCGCTCCCGGACTGCAAGGTGGGGACGCTCTAA
- a CDS encoding Rpn family recombination-promoting nuclease/putative transposase — MSGPHDLFARYTFGHPERAAAELRAVLPPHVVSVVDWASLRREPGSVVDPELRETESDLLFTARLNTGRPLLLYVLLEHQSTVNRWMALRMLRYVVRQVERWRQEHPESALLPLVIPLVMYHGPDGAWTAPRRVEDLFDLPGEEEEQRARWRALVPRFEYLLDDLTAEREEALRARPGPPLAQLAWLVLRYGRTEELAQKLPDWVALFTRVQTTHEGAEHLVVLIRYLLWIGDTAVHEATGRVLHSVLDEQRAEELMRSYGEELIERGRQQGLTKGREEGREEGLIRGRAEYVLRVLATRGLDVDEAARQRILTCTDLATLDRWFDRALNATTLPDVLDDLTQ; from the coding sequence ATGTCTGGACCGCATGACCTCTTCGCCCGCTACACCTTCGGCCACCCCGAGCGGGCGGCGGCCGAACTGCGCGCCGTCCTGCCCCCGCATGTCGTCTCCGTGGTGGATTGGGCATCCTTGCGGCGAGAGCCCGGCAGCGTGGTGGACCCGGAGTTACGGGAGACCGAGAGCGACCTGCTCTTCACGGCTCGACTGAACACGGGTCGCCCGCTGCTGCTGTATGTGCTGCTGGAGCATCAGTCCACGGTGAACAGGTGGATGGCGCTGCGCATGCTGCGCTACGTGGTGCGCCAGGTGGAGCGCTGGCGCCAAGAGCATCCGGAAAGTGCACTGCTCCCCCTCGTCATCCCACTCGTCATGTACCACGGGCCAGACGGAGCCTGGACGGCGCCGCGCCGGGTGGAGGACCTCTTCGACCTTCCGGGTGAAGAGGAGGAACAGCGAGCGCGGTGGCGAGCGCTGGTGCCGCGCTTCGAGTACCTCTTGGACGACCTGACCGCCGAGCGGGAGGAGGCGCTGAGGGCGCGCCCAGGTCCACCGCTGGCCCAGTTGGCCTGGCTGGTGCTGCGCTACGGGCGTACCGAGGAGCTGGCCCAGAAGTTGCCTGATTGGGTGGCGCTCTTCACGCGGGTGCAGACAACCCACGAGGGGGCCGAACACCTGGTGGTGCTCATCCGCTACCTGCTGTGGATCGGGGACACGGCCGTCCATGAAGCCACCGGGAGGGTGTTACATTCGGTGCTGGATGAGCAACGAGCGGAGGAGCTGATGCGGAGCTATGGCGAGGAACTCATCGAGCGTGGTCGCCAACAAGGTCTGACGAAGGGCCGGGAAGAGGGCCGGGAGGAGGGTCTGATCCGAGGGCGTGCCGAGTACGTCCTGCGAGTTCTCGCCACGCGGGGTCTGGACGTCGACGAAGCGGCCCGGCAGCGCATCCTCACCTGCACGGATCTGGCGACCCTCGACCGCTGGTTCGATCGGGCCCTGAACGCCACGACCCTCCCCGACGTGCTGGACGACCTGACGCAGTAG